Proteins encoded together in one Astyanax mexicanus isolate ESR-SI-001 chromosome 10, AstMex3_surface, whole genome shotgun sequence window:
- the mtnr1ab gene encoding melatonin receptor type 1A-A, with translation MKINGSSLTNTSASLAPSELSLARPPWVSTTLGSVLIFTIIVDILGNLLVIFSVYRNKKLRNAGNIFVVSLAVADIVVAVYPYPLVLMSIFHNGWNLGFVHCQISGFVMGLSVIGSIFNITGIAINRYCYICHSLKYDKLYSDKNSLCYVLLIWMLTVVAIVPNFFVGSLQYDPRVYSCTFAQSASSAYTIAVVFFHFILPILIVTYCYLRIWILVIQVRRRVKPEFRPKLTPHDVRNFITMFVVFVLFAVCWAPLNFIGLAVAVDPERVAPLIPEWLFVSSYFMAYFNSCLNAIVYGLLNQNFRREYKKIIVSLCTARMFFPESSNEAVDRMKSKPSPLMTNNNQVKVDSV, from the exons atgaaaattaatggCAGCAGCTTAACGAACACTTCTGCTTCTCTCGCGCCGTCCGAGCTCAGCCTCGCGCGCCCTCCGTGGGTTTCCACAACTTTGGGGAGCGTGCTGATCTTCACCATCATTGTGGACATTCTGGGCAACCTGCTGGTCATCTTCTCCGTCTACAGAAATAAGAAGCTGAGGAACGCAG GAAACATATTTGTGGTGAGCCTGGCAGTAGCTGACATCGTGGTGGCGGTTTACCCTTACCCCCTGGTGCTGATGTCCATTTTCCACAATGGATGGAACTTGGGCTTCGTCCACTGCCAAATCAGCGGCTTCGTGATGGGACTGAGCGTCATCGGCTCCATATTTAACATCACCGGCATCGCCATTAACCGATACTGTTACATTTGTCACAGCCTGAAATATGACAAGCTGTACAGCGATAAGAACTCCCTGTGTTACGTGCTCCTTATCTGGATGCTGACTGTGGTGGCGATAGTGCCCAACTTCTTTGTGGGCTCGCTGCAGTACGACCCCCGGGTGTACTCCTGCACCTTCGCGCAGTCGGCCAGCTCGGCCTACACCATCGCGGTGGTCTTCTTCCACTTCATCCTGCCCATCTTGATTGTCACCTACTGCTACCTGAGGATCTGGATCCTGGTCATCCAGGTGCGGCGGCGGGTCAAGCCCGAGTTTCGGCCCAAGCTGACGCCGCACGACGTCAGGAACTTCATCACCATGTTCGTGGTGTTCGTGCTCTTCGCCGTCTGCTGGGCGCCGCTCAACTTCATCGGGCTGGCGGTCGCCGTGGACCCCGAGCGGGTGGCGCCGCTCATCCCCGAGTGGCTTTTTGTATCCAGTTACTTCATGGCCTACTTCAACAGCTGCCTTAACGCCATCGTCTACGGACTGCTCAACCAGAACTTCAGGAGGGAGTACAAAAAAATCATCGTCTCGCTTTGCACCGCGAGGATGTTCTTCCCGGAGAGCTCGAACGAAGCCGTGGACAGGATGAAAAGCAAGCCATCCCCTTTAATGACGAACAATAACCAAGTGAAAGTAGACTCGGTATGA